The genomic segment gtgcgtgtgtgtgtgtttgtgtgtgtgtggttgatgaGATATAGAAAAGTCCAAGAAGTCAGgtacaaaacagaaaatacacaatttGAACTCCCTGCAGATGTTGGCGCAGTGAGTTGACCAAGGAGAGTTGATTGacctccacacacacccacacacgcacacacagccccacacacacacacacacacacacacacacacacccacacacacacagtcctaaTCAGTGAGATCCAAATCCCCTAGGTATGGGCTCTGTTAGACCGTGTGCTGGTGAGAAGATAATCATTTAGAGATATGGAGACACAGCGGTGGGTGGTGGATGACTACAGTTATGCTGCTGCATGAAAATGCTCTGTTGCAAACCGCATGTCGAAGCCGTAACTTTTAATACATTGCTGCCTCAGGGCTGACATTAATGAGTCGTTTTTGTCAAGGTGAAGTACTGGAGATAACACACAATGTGCTAAACTTTAAAAGATGCAATCACAGCTTTAAATATTTGAGCAGGGGTTATAAAATGACGCTGCCATCTTCTTGGGCGACGGAGATGACTTTTCTCCCCTTGTCGATACAGATTAATGACAAAATTTGAATGTCAGTACCATGCAGAAAGGACATATCTTCAGTATCGACATTTTGTTGTATGATGCAGTCAGCCTTCTTCTGCAAGTAAAGATAGCAACTTTTTATATTAGATATACTGGCCTGTTTAATTAATATTTAGCTTTGACCAAActccaaaaatgtattttggcaTAAAAAATGTCACTTATTTCTCATAATAACCAAAGTGAGTTTGTACTGATTCAACCACTAGATGGTGCTGCTCTGTTACACGCTGCTTATTATTTGAACATGTGGTGTCACACATGTGAATAATGTGACCCTCAGTTTATATTGTCACACTTACATTTCTGCCTTGACGTACAGCagtctgtgtttgcatgtctTTTTACAATATCAGCCACTTCTACGCTCATGTCTTCTTCAGTGTAGCCCTCAAACAACAGTATGATACGTAAACACGAGTAGTTTATGGTCTAATCTGCTGATTTTGTTGTGCAACACACATTGAATTGCACTCTAGTGGTCACGGTAGCTCAAGGAGCTATTTGAGTCTGATTCACAGAGCTCTGTAAACAAGCCTGAGTACAAGAAAAACATGTCATATCGCTTTCTGTTACGTCTGCGAATGCAttcaagtttttttgttttttacgtACCCACATTTAAGAAAAAGCCTCACAAGCTTTGATGCTGCTCCAGCTttaaggaaaacaaacattttgccACTTTGTGGGATGTACTCAGTGAAAGCTGGTGCTACATAAGCTTTATCTGCCTCACAAAACAAGGATTGGTAATGCAAGCATCTGTTGGGGATGTACACTAAAACTGAGGTATTTCTTTATGCTTAAAGGATGAGCACCATgtacaaaagaaacaaaacaatgtagAGGAGAAAAGGcttcttatttttttctcataGCCCGAGCCTCTTGGTAAATAGGAAACTAGTTTAGTGAACTTCTGCCTTGTTTGCAATATTAATAGTTGTGGTCactatgttttaaatgtggtttctctATATCCTTGTACGTGGACGGCTTCATATCCgtgtttgttttgcttcctCAGTAACCTGATCTTGTTTTTGTAGTCCTCTGTCCCAGTTAGCCGAGAGACCGCAGCCAACAAAGTGAGTGTTATCAAGTATCAGAACCCTTTTCACTGCAGCAATCATGTGCCAGACACGGATAGAGATGATGGAGTGAGCAGGAATGCAAGCtttgaagaaaaaaggagaggGAAAACTAAACAGTTAGAATATAATAACAGAGGAAGCATGGGAAAATAGATGGAGCTCGAGTGATGGAGCCAGACAGATACTGAGAAAGCCCTCCGTCATGTCACATGCGAGTGCAACGGCGTTGCCAAAGCTCTATTTTTAGGGGGAGGAATGTACACAGAGGCCTTGTGGAAAGAGGACATAACAACAAACAGTACGCAACACGCTCCTACAAAGAGACGGCCCCCCTGAGGAACATACAGCCACACAGCATCAGCacgagagaaaagaggaagaaagaacagGAAAATGTCGACCCGCATCTTCTGCTGAGATCTTGCTTTGAATACAGAGTGAGGCCCcagaacacacagacagagaagagaggaggaacaggtaAGACATTTATTCTGGTGAGGCTTCATGAACTAATGAGAAAGTTGTTGTATTCCGATGTTGGCATGACTTTGAAACATATGGCAAATACGTTTTTTATCCTTTTGTTACATGCTTAGGTCAGCTGAAGTCGATATTTGATGTTGATAATTGTGCATATTTGTCTCTCATATCTACTGCTGCAGTCCCTTTCATCAAGGTTGGATTCTAAATTAAAATCATAATgagctttttgaggctccacgTAAAACATTGCCAAACAACAGAAGTACCTCTGCTCCCATGACGATGACACTTGTGTATCCGGAGTAGTTGTGCAGGGGTTGGTGCAGTTATCTGCTGAGACACAGTCTCCAAAATAATTTGGCAGCTTTATTGTCGGCCCTGTGCAGACATGTTTGAGTGCAGCACTTCTGAATGGGCTTGTGTGCCAAAAGGTAATGATAGAGTTGATGTTACCGTTATGAGATGAAGGTTGAAGATTACTTAAACACATGCTAACCtagatattttaaaagtttactACAAATATTTTCAGGCCAAATCTGTAATTTCAGACACAAGGCCTTACTGAATTTAATACCGCTTGACTTGTCTAAATATACCAGAGAGTAACCCTCTAATCCAAGTGAATCATTCACAAAACAACAACGACTGAATAGCAGCTGGTTTGACAATAACAGGGTGACCTCTCTCCTCAGCATGGACCGACCGGCAATGGAAGTCTTCCACTACAAAGACAAAGAGCAGTGCTCCAACCTGCTCCTGCAGCTCAACAGACTGAGGCAGGACAGAATCCTGACAGACGTGTTGCTGTGCTCAGAAAACACGGAGATCCCGTGCCACCGTAACGTCCTGGTCTCCAGCAGCCCCTACTTCAGAGCCATGTTCTGCCACAACTTCAAAGAGAGGCAGCAGACCAAAATCCACTTAAAGGGGATCGCCTCGACCATCCTCAGTAGTGTCATTGACTATGTTTACACCGGACTCATTACCATCAGCATGGATAATGTGCTGCCTCTGATGCAGGCAGCATCCATGTTGCAATACGGCCGCATCTTTGAGGCCTGTTCCAGTTTCCTTCAGGAGCAGCTGAGCCCAGAAAACTGTTTGAGCATGGTGAGACTCTCTGAGATCCTGAATTGCAACACTTTGAGAGCGAAGGCCAAGGAGATGGCGATGAAGAGCTTCTCCGACGTGTCAGTGTCTGAGGATCTGTGTGAGCTCTCCTTACCAGAGCTCATGGGTTACCTGGAGGACGACAGCCTTTgtgcggaggaggagcaggtcttCGAGACACTTGTTGCCTGGATCCACCATGATCCTTACTCTAGAAGAGGAGCCATTAGTGACCTTTTCAAGAAAGTTCGCCTACGACACATCCACCCCACATACCTCTTCCAGTTCATTGCCAGTGACCCTCTGATCCAGTCCTCCACCCTCTGCACGGAGCTCATCGAATCTGTCCGACGACTGATGTTTGCCGTCAACACAAAATGCATCGCAGAGACAGAGGTGAACTTCAAACCTCTTTGGGTGGCACCAAGGCGCTACACCTCCAGTGACATGCTGGTGGTTGTAGGAGGGAGAAAGAACAA from the Limanda limanda chromosome 11, fLimLim1.1, whole genome shotgun sequence genome contains:
- the LOC133014505 gene encoding kelch-like protein 38, whose protein sequence is MDRPAMEVFHYKDKEQCSNLLLQLNRLRQDRILTDVLLCSENTEIPCHRNVLVSSSPYFRAMFCHNFKERQQTKIHLKGIASTILSSVIDYVYTGLITISMDNVLPLMQAASMLQYGRIFEACSSFLQEQLSPENCLSMVRLSEILNCNTLRAKAKEMAMKSFSDVSVSEDLCELSLPELMGYLEDDSLCAEEEQVFETLVAWIHHDPYSRRGAISDLFKKVRLRHIHPTYLFQFIASDPLIQSSTLCTELIESVRRLMFAVNTKCIAETEVNFKPLWVAPRRYTSSDMLVVVGGRKNNVQTSREALVFDEETQKWKCLTKLPIRLYKASYVALHSVMYVIGGLTTNTKYGQVSPTVYTLSLKTNQWRTAEPMLEPRFAHRSVSYLHFIFVLGGLGPDRRVTDSVERYNSMFNQWETVAPMPEAVLHPAVAATNQRIYMFGGEDAMQSPVRIIQVYHIARNMWSKMENRTVKNVSAPAVLMDDKIYIIGGYTRRMIAYDTKANRFIKCANLKERRMHHSATVLNNRLYVTGGRYINGHDIIEDSDNVECYEPKTDTWTPKGTLPYKVFDHGSLTLTSVSQTWAKS